In the genome of Plasmodium chabaudi chabaudi strain AS genome assembly, chromosome: 6, one region contains:
- a CDS encoding HSP40, subfamily A, putative: MFFSSGFPFDSMGGQQPRRKREVNNSKYYESLNLKKNCTTDEVKKAYRKLAIIHHPDKGGDPEKFKEISRAYEVLSDEEKRKLYDEYGEEGLEGGEQPTDATDLFDFILNAGKGKKKRGEDIVSEVKVTLEQLYNGATKKLAISKDVICTNCEGHGGPKDAKVDCKQCNGRGTKTYMRYHSSVLHQTEVTCNGCRGKGKIFNEKDKCVNCKGLCVLKTRKIIEVYIPKGAPNKHKIVFNGEADEKPNVITGNLVVILNEKQHTTFRREGVDLFMSYKISLYESLTGFVAEITHLDERKILIDCTNAGFIKHGDIREILEEGMPTYKDPFKKGNLYITFEVEYPMDLVITNEKKEILKILKKQNEVEKKYDIENTDCEVVTCKAVDKEYLKQRLAMQQQQQQQDAYDEDGHQPDMEGGRVACAQQ; encoded by the exons ATGTTTTTCTCTTCGGGTTTTCCATTTGACTCTATGGGGGGACAACAACCCCGTAGAAAAAGAGAA GTGAATAACTCAAAGTATTACGAGTCtttgaatttaaaaaaaaattgtacaACGGACGAAGTGAAAAAGGCATATAGAAAGCTAGCTATAATTCATCACCCAGATAAAGGAGGTGATCCAGAAAAGTTTAAAGAAATATCAAGAGCTTATGAAGTTTTGTCAGACGAAGAAAAacgaaaattatatgatgaGTATGGTGAAGAAGGATTAGAGGGTGGAGAACAACCAACTGATGCAACtgatttatttgatttcatattaaatgctggaaaaggaaaaaagaaaagaggTGAAGATATAGTAAGTGAAGTTAAAGTTACTTTAGAGCAATTATATAATGGtgcaacaaaaaaattagctATAAGTAAAGATGTTATATGTACAAATTGTGAAGGACATGGAGGTCCAAAAGATGCAAAAGTCGATTGTAAACAATGTAATGGAAGAGGTACAAAAACATACATGAGATATCATTCAAGTGTTTTACATCAAACGGAAGTAACTTGTAATGGATGTCGaggaaaaggaaaaatctttaatgaaaaagataaGTGTGTTAATTGTAAAGGTTTATGCGTATTAAAAACTcgaaaaattattgaagTATACATACCTAAAGGTGCAccaaataaacataaaatagttTTTAATGGTGAAGCAGATGAAAAACCAAATGTAATAACAGGAAATTTAGttgttatattaaatgaaaaacaaCATACAACTTTCAGAAGAGAAGGTgttgatttatttatgagctataaaatttctttatatgaATCTTTAACAGGGTTTGTTGCCGAAATTACACACCTCgatgaaagaaaaatattaatagatTGTACTAACGCAGGATTTATAAAACATGGAGATATACGAGAAATATTAGAGGAAGGAATGCCTACTTATAAAGATCCATtcaaaaaaggaaatttatatattacctTTGAAGTCGAATATCCTATGGATTTAGTAATTACTAatgagaaaaaagaaatacttaaaatattaaaaaaacaaaatgaagtcgaaaaaaaatatgatatcgAAAATACAGATTGTGAAGTTGTTACATGTAAAGCAGTTGATAAAGAATATCTAAAACAAAGACTTGCAATGCAACAACAACAACAGCAACAAGATGCATATGATGAAGATGGTCATCAACCTGATATGGAAGGAGGTCGTGTTGCTTGTGCTCAACAATAA